The DNA sequence ATTGCTGCTTATCCAGCGCCGCAGCATCCGGCGCACCGGCCGCCGTATCACTACCAGATCCCGCTGGAGTTTGTGCCGGGATTGGGCCGGAAGCTGCTGGAAAAATTGTTGGACCGGTTCGGGTCGGAAATGCGCATCCTCCATAAGGCATCGTTGGCCGAGCTTGCGGCTGTTGTTGGGGAAAGGCTTGCCTTAGAAATTGACAAGGCCCGCACCGGTCAGACGACTATTGTTGCCGGTGGCGGCGGTTATTACGGAAAACTGGTCAAAGATTAATGGGACAAATATGGTCTAAAACGTTTTAGGCAGGCATACATTGTAGCAGGCAGTTGTCAGGGAGGAAGGGCGCGCATGACAAGTCATATAAGGCAGAACTTGGGTGAGTATCTGCGGGCAAACATTGTAGCATATTTTTTTGTTACCCTTATCTTTGTCATTGGGGTGGTTATAGGCGCCTTAGCCGTCAAAACACTGCCGGAAGAACAAAAAACGGAGCTGCTTGGCTATTTACGGATTTTTTTTCAAGGGTTGAGCCGAGGAACTGAAGGAATTCAAGAGCAGGGCCTGCTATACAGCGTGATGCTTAACAATGCCAAAACAATCGGCTTAATATGGCTTCTTAGCTTTACCGTCATCGGTATTCCTTTTGTGTTGTTCATAATCTTTACCCGCGGCTTTGTTATCGGCTTTGCCGTCGGCTTTTTAGTAAACGAATACGTGGTGCAGGGATT is a window from the Sporolituus thermophilus DSM 23256 genome containing:
- the spoIIM gene encoding stage II sporulation protein M; its protein translation is MTSHIRQNLGEYLRANIVAYFFVTLIFVIGVVIGALAVKTLPEEQKTELLGYLRIFFQGLSRGTEGIQEQGLLYSVMLNNAKTIGLIWLLSFTVIGIPFVLFIIFTRGFVIGFAVGFLVNEYVVQGLLFALVSVLPHNFFAVPAVVVTGVSAVSFSLALVRRRRHSRGGSLFYQAMGHTVLCAAMLVLMLIASLTEIYISPVFMKLVVSVLVKD